One genomic segment of Rhinolophus sinicus isolate RSC01 linkage group LG11, ASM3656204v1, whole genome shotgun sequence includes these proteins:
- the ZNF667 gene encoding zinc finger protein 667 isoform X4, with amino-acid sequence MLDNYQNLLSLGLSYRRPNVITLLEKGRAPWMVEPVRRRRGLDSGSKCETKKLPSNHCNKSGQSICQKPVSVSQKDLTGKRGCKKNSVLIKPKKVHSGKKSLKCNDCGKIFSQSLSLKLHQNSHTEEKPYECSNCRKAFRQVSSLILHQRIHNGRKSHECDKCGESFIQRTTLVLHEKIHDGKETFDCGKALNQCSSLSIHQKIHLVENAHHCKKCGKAFIRMSSLLLHKKIHTRKKTHECNKCGRGFTKKSVLIIHKRTHTGEKTHESQKALSQQKRYHLENPYKCRKCGKFFNRISSIILHQRIHTSEKLYKCDKCEKVFRWFSTLILHLRIHNGEKLYRCNKCEKVCNRHSSLIQHQKVHTKKKKLFECKECGKMFSGTANLKIHQNIHSEEKPFKCNKCSKVFGRQSFLIEHQRIHTGEKPYQCEECGKAFSHRISLTRHKRIHTEDRPYECDRCGKAFSQSAHLAQHKRIHTGEKPYTCKTCGKAFSQRTSLILHERSHTGEKPYECSECGKAFSSGSDLIRHQRSHSSEKPYECSKCGKAYSRSSSLIRHQNIHSKEKACSGYKTKD; translated from the coding sequence ACTCAGGGTCTAAATGTGAAACCAAGAAGTTACCTTCAAATCATTGCAACAAATCTGGGCAAAGCATCTGTCAGAAACCAGTTTCTGTATCACAAAAAGATCTCACAGGAAAAAGAGGCTGCAAGAAAAATTCAGTCCTAATAAAACCCAAGAAAGTGCATTCAGGgaagaaatctttaaaatgtaatgactGTGGGAAAATCTTTAGTCAAAGTTTATCTCTTAAACTTCATCAGAACTCTCATACTGAAGAGAAGCCTTATGAATGTAGTAATTGTAGAAAAGCTTTTAGACAAGTCTCATCCCTCATTCTTCATCAGAGAATTCACAATGGAAGGAAAAGCCATGAATGTGATAAATGTGGGGAAAGCTTCATTCAAAGAACAACCCTTGTTCTACATGAGAAAATTCATGATGGAAAGGAAACCTTTGACTGTGGGAAGGCCTTGAATCAATGCTCATCTCTCAGTATACATCAAAAAATTCACCTTGTTGAGAATGCTCACCATTGCAaaaaatgtgggaaagccttcattCGAATGTCATCCCTTTTACTTCATAAGAAAATTCACACtagaaagaaaacacatgaatGCAATAAATGTGGGAGAGGCTTCACTAAGAAATCAGTCCTTATTATACATAAAAGaactcatactggagagaaaaCCCATGAAAGTCAGAAAGCCTTAAGTCAGCAGAAAAGATACCATTTAGAGAATCCTTATAAATGCAGAAAATGTGGGAAATTCTTTAATAGGATTTCATCCATTATTCttcatcagagaattcacacctCAGAGAAACTCTACAAATGTGACAAATGTGAGAAGGTCTTCAGGTGGTTTTCAACCCTTATTCTACACTTAAGAATTCACAATGGAGAGAAACTATACAGATGCAATAAATGTGAGAAGGTCTGTAATCGACATTCGTCCCTTATTCAACATCAGAAAGttcatacaaagaaaaagaaactgtttgaatgtaaggaatgtgggaagatGTTTTCTGGAACTGCCAACCTTAAAATACATCAGAACATTCATTCTGAAGAGAAACCTTTTAAATGCAATAAATGTAGTAAAGTTTTTGGCCGTCAATCATTTTTGATTGagcatcagagaattcatactggggAAAAACCCTATCAGTGTgaggaatgtggaaaagccttcagtcATCGAATATCTCTTACTCGACATAAGAGAATCCATACTGAAGACAGACCATATGAATGTGATCggtgtgggaaggccttcagtCAGAGCGCGCACCTTGCCCAACATAAaagaattcacactggagagaaaccatataCATGCAAAACATGCGGGAAGGCCTTCAGTCAACGCACATCCCTTATTCTACATGAAAGAagtcatactggagagaaaccctatgaatgtagtGAGTGTGGGAAGGCATTTAGCAGTGGCTCGGATCTTATCCGGCATCAGAGAAGTCATTCTTCAGAGAAACCATATGAATGTAGTAAATGTGGGAAGGCATATAGTCGGAGCTCATCCCTGATTCGACATCAGAATATACATTCCAAAGAAAAAGCCTGCAGTGGTTATAAAACCAAAGACTGA